One stretch of Anabas testudineus chromosome 24, fAnaTes1.2, whole genome shotgun sequence DNA includes these proteins:
- the thbs1b gene encoding thrombospondin-1 isoform X1, with the protein MCSSAGFLSQAAGWSVTMKVTGIFLLLMLWSCESARVAESRDDDSVYDLFELVQVPKKNSGVTLVKGDDPYSPAYKILNPDLIPPVPESAFRDLIDTIHAERGFLLLLNFKQFRRTRGSLLTVEKLDGSGPVFEIVSNGKANTLDLVFSTENKQQVVSFEEANLATGYWKNITLYVEEDRAQLYTGCEEVNNAELDAPIQSILTQETPGSAQLRIGKGAVKDRFMGVLQNVRFVFGTTLDAILRNKGCQSSTDTMIVENLNGSSAIRTEYTGHKTKDLQMVCGFSCEDLVSMFKELRGLGVVVKELSNELRQLTDENKLIKTHIDIHKGVCIHNGIVHKNRDEWTVDDCTECTCQNSATVCRKISCPLIPCANATVPDGECCPRCGTPSDYAEDGWSPWSEWTHCSVSCGRGIQQRGRSCDRINNNCEGTSVQTRDCYLQECDKRFKQDGNWSHWSPWSSCSVTCGSGVITRIRLCNSPTPQFGGKDCKGEGRETEKCQKSPCPINGNWGPWSPWNTCTLTCGGGVQTRTRLCNDPIPKHGGKDCVGDAKDTQICNKKACPIDGCLSNPCFAGAKCTSFPDGSWKCGKCPAGYTGNGIKCKDIDECKEVPDACFEFNGVHRCENTVPGYNCLPCPPRFSGPQPFGKGVEQAAANKQVCTPRNPCLDGSHDCNKNARCNYLGHFADPMYRCECRPGYAGNGHICGEDTDLDGWPNAELVCVENATYHCKKDNCPNLPNSGQEDYDKDGIGDACDNDDDNDGIPDDRDNCPFIYNPRQYDYDRDDVGDRCDNCPYNSNPDQTDTDNNGEGDACAVDIDGDGILNEKDNCPYVYNVDQRDTDMDGVGDMCDNCPLEHNPDQLDSDDDRVGDKCDSNQDIDEDGHQNNLDNCPYIPNANQADHDKDGKGDACDHDDDNDGIPDEKDNCRLAFNPDQLDSDGDGRGDACKDDFDQDNVPDIYDVCPENFDISETDFRKFQMVPLDPKGTSQIDPNWVVRHQGKELVQTVNCDPGIAVGYHEFNAVDFSGTFFINTERDDDYAGFVFGYQSSSRFYVVMWKQITQTYWSNKPTKAQGYSGLSIKVVNSTTGPGEHLRNALWHTGNTPGQVRTLWHDPKNIGWKDFTAYRWHLIHRPRTGHIRVVMYEGKKIMADSGSIYDKTYAGGRLGLFVFSQEMVYFSDLKYECRDA; encoded by the exons ATGTGCAGCTCAGCGGGTTTTCTGTCGCAGGCTGCAGGTTGGAGCGTCACAATGAAGGTGACAGGAATATTTCTGCTACTGATGCTTTGGAGCTGCGAGAGTGCGAGAGTcgcag AGAGCCGGGACGACGACAGCGTCTATGACTTATTTGAACTCGTCCAAGTCCCCAAGAAGAACAGCGGGGTGACCCTGGTGAAGGGAGACGACCCGTACAGTCCCGCCTACAAGATCCTCAACCCGGACCTGATTCCCCCGGTTCCCGAGAGCGCCTTTAGGGACCTGATCGATACCATCCATGCCGAGAGAGGATTCCTCCTGCTGCTCAACTTTAAGCAGTTCAGACGGACCCGGGGGAGTCTGCTGACCGTGGAGAAGCTCGACGGCTCCGGACCCGTGTTTGAAATCGTGTCCAACGGCAAGGCGAACACCTTGGACCTAGTTTTCTCCACCGAGAACAAGCAGCAGGTGGTTTCCTTCGAAGAAGCGAATCTGGCTACAGGCTACTGGAAGAATATCACGCTGTACGTGGAGGAGGACCGGGCGCAGCTGTACACGGGATGCGAGGAGGTCAACAACGCCGAGCTGGATGCGCCCATCCAGAGCATCCTGACGCAGGAGACCCCAGGCAGCGCGCAGCTCAGGATTGGAAAGGGAGCAGTGAAGGACAGGTTCATG GGGGTCCTACAAAACGTGCGGTTTGTTTTTGGAACAACACTGGACGCCATCCTCCGCAACAAAGGATGCCAAAGCT CCACTGACACCATGATTGTGGAGAACCTCAATGGTTCCTCAGCCATCAGAACAGAGTACACCGGCCACAAGACCAAAG ACCTGCAGATGGTCTGTGGCTTCTCCTGTGAGGATCTGGTCAGCATGTTTAAGGAGCTGAGGGGCCTTGGTGTTGTGGTAAAGGAGCTATCCAATGAACTCCGGCAGCTG ACGGATGAGAACAAGCTGATTAAAACCCACATTGACATTCACAAGGGTGTCTGCATCCACAACGGCATCGTTCACAAGAACAGGGATGAGTGGACCGTCGACGACTGCACCGAGTGCACTTGTCAG aacTCTGCTACTGTGTGCCGCAAGATTTCTTGCCCCTTAATCCCTTGTGCAAATGCCACAGTTCCCGATGGGGAGTGCTGCCCGCGCTGTGGAACAC CGAGCGACTATGCAGAGGACGGCTGGTCGCCGTGGTCTGAATGGACCCATTGTTCTGTGTCATGTGGGCGGGGCATCCAACAGCGTGGACGCTCTTGCGACCGTATCAATAACAACTGTGAGGGTACCTCTGTGCAGACCCGCGACTGCTACCTCCAGGAGTGTGACAAGCGCT TCAAGCAGGATGGCAACTGGAGCCACTGGTCACCCTGGTCTTCCTGCTCTGTCACCTGTGGTTCTGGTGTCATCACCCGTATCCGCCTCTGCAACTCCCCCACTCCCCAGTTTGGAGGCAAGGACTGCAAAGGAGAGGGGCGAGAAACAGAGAAGTGTCAAAAGTCTCCATGCCCCA TCAATGGCAACTGGGGACCCTGGTCACCTTGGAATACCTGCACTCTTACTTGTGGAGGTGGTGTCCAGACTCGTACACGACTTTGCAATGACCCCATACCAAAACATGGTGGCAAAGACTGTGTTGGTGATGCCAAAGACACTCAGATCTGCAACAAGAAAGCCTGCCCTATCG ATGGGTGTCTATCCAATCCCTGCTTTGCTGGAGCCAAGTGCACCAGTTTCCCCGATGGTTCCTGGAAGTGTGGAAAGTGCCCAGCTGGCTACACTGGCAACGGTATTAAGTGTAAAGACATTGACGAG TGCAAGGAGGTGCCAGACGCTTGTTTTGAGTTTAATGGTGTGCACCGCTGTGAGAATACAGTTCCTGGCTACAACTGTCTGCCCTGCCCTCCTCGCTTCTCAGGACCCCAGCCATTTGGCAAAGGTGTGGAGCAGGCTGCTGCTAATAAACAG GTTTGCACACCCCGCAATCCCTGCCTTGATGGAAGCCACGACTGCAACAAAAATGCCCGTTGCAATTACCTTGGGCACTTTGCAGATCCTATGTACCGCTGTGAGTGCAGACCCGGTTATGCTGGAAACGGCCATATCTGTGGAGAGGACACAGACCTGGATGGGTGGCCCAATGCTGAATTGGTCTGTGTGGAGAATGCTACTTACCACTGCAAAAAG GACAATTGCCCCAACCTTCCTAACTCTGGCCAGGAAGATTACGATAAGGATGGCATTGGAGATGCTTGTGACAATGATGATGACAACGACGGCATTCCTGATGATAGA gaCAACTGTCCATTCATCTACAACCCTAGGCAGTATGATTATGACCGCGATGATGTGGGTGACCGCTGTGACAACTGCCCCTATAACAGTAATCCAGACCAGACGGACACAGACAACAATGGAGAGGGAGATGCCTGTGCGGTGGACATTGATGGAGATG GCATACTGAATGAGAAGGACAACTGTCCCTATGTGTACAATGTTGACCAGAGAGACACGGACATGGACGGAGTGGGAGACATGTGCGATAACTGTCCTCTGGAGCATAATCCTGATCAG TTGGACTCAGATGATGACCGTGTAGGAGACAAGTGTGACAGCAACCAGGACATTGATGAGGACGGACACCAGAACAACCTGGACAATTGTCCGTACATTCCCAACGCCAACCAGGCAGACCATGACAAGGATGGCAAGGGAGATGCATGTGAccatgatgatgacaatgatggcATTCCTGATGAAAAGGACAACTGCAGACTTGCCTTCAACCCTGACCAGCTGGACTCCGATG GTGATGGCCGTGGAGATGCTTGCAAAGATGACTTTGACCAAGACAATGTGCCTGACATATATGACGTGTGTCCTGAGAACTTTGACATCAGTGAAACAGACTTCCGCAAGTTCCAGATGGTTCCTTTGGACCCTAAAGGCACCTCTCAGATTGATCCTAACTGGGTTGTCCGCCATCAAGGCAAAGAGCTGGTTCAGACTGTTAATTGCGATCCTGGCATTGCTGTTG GGTACCACGAGTTCAATGCAGTGGACTTCAGTGGGACTTTCTTCATCAACACAGAGAGGGATGATGATTACGCTGGTTTTGTGTTTGGCTACCAGTCCAGCTCCAGGTTCTATGTTGTGATGTGGAAGCAGATTACACAAACATACTGGTCAAATAAACCCACCAAGGCTCAGGGATACTCTGGCCTGTCCATTAAGGTAGTTAATTCCACCACTGGCCCAGGAGAGCACCTCAGAAATGCCCTCTGGCACACTGGGAATACCCCAGGACAG GTCCGCACTCTCTGGCATGACCCTAAGAATATTGGATGGAAAGACTTCACTGCCTACAGATGGCATCTGATCCACAGACCAAGAACAGGCCATATCAG AGTTGTAATGTACGAGGGCAAGAAGATCATGGCAGACTCTGGTAGTATCTATGACAAGACATATGCGGGCGGCAGGCTAGGACTTTTTGTCTTCTCACAAGAGATGGTATACTTCTCAGACCTCAAGTATGAATGCAGAG ATGCATAA
- the thbs1b gene encoding thrombospondin-1 isoform X2 → MKVTGIFLLLMLWSCESARVAESRDDDSVYDLFELVQVPKKNSGVTLVKGDDPYSPAYKILNPDLIPPVPESAFRDLIDTIHAERGFLLLLNFKQFRRTRGSLLTVEKLDGSGPVFEIVSNGKANTLDLVFSTENKQQVVSFEEANLATGYWKNITLYVEEDRAQLYTGCEEVNNAELDAPIQSILTQETPGSAQLRIGKGAVKDRFMGVLQNVRFVFGTTLDAILRNKGCQSSTDTMIVENLNGSSAIRTEYTGHKTKDLQMVCGFSCEDLVSMFKELRGLGVVVKELSNELRQLTDENKLIKTHIDIHKGVCIHNGIVHKNRDEWTVDDCTECTCQNSATVCRKISCPLIPCANATVPDGECCPRCGTPSDYAEDGWSPWSEWTHCSVSCGRGIQQRGRSCDRINNNCEGTSVQTRDCYLQECDKRFKQDGNWSHWSPWSSCSVTCGSGVITRIRLCNSPTPQFGGKDCKGEGRETEKCQKSPCPINGNWGPWSPWNTCTLTCGGGVQTRTRLCNDPIPKHGGKDCVGDAKDTQICNKKACPIDGCLSNPCFAGAKCTSFPDGSWKCGKCPAGYTGNGIKCKDIDECKEVPDACFEFNGVHRCENTVPGYNCLPCPPRFSGPQPFGKGVEQAAANKQVCTPRNPCLDGSHDCNKNARCNYLGHFADPMYRCECRPGYAGNGHICGEDTDLDGWPNAELVCVENATYHCKKDNCPNLPNSGQEDYDKDGIGDACDNDDDNDGIPDDRDNCPFIYNPRQYDYDRDDVGDRCDNCPYNSNPDQTDTDNNGEGDACAVDIDGDGILNEKDNCPYVYNVDQRDTDMDGVGDMCDNCPLEHNPDQLDSDDDRVGDKCDSNQDIDEDGHQNNLDNCPYIPNANQADHDKDGKGDACDHDDDNDGIPDEKDNCRLAFNPDQLDSDGDGRGDACKDDFDQDNVPDIYDVCPENFDISETDFRKFQMVPLDPKGTSQIDPNWVVRHQGKELVQTVNCDPGIAVGYHEFNAVDFSGTFFINTERDDDYAGFVFGYQSSSRFYVVMWKQITQTYWSNKPTKAQGYSGLSIKVVNSTTGPGEHLRNALWHTGNTPGQVRTLWHDPKNIGWKDFTAYRWHLIHRPRTGHIRVVMYEGKKIMADSGSIYDKTYAGGRLGLFVFSQEMVYFSDLKYECRDA, encoded by the exons ATGAAGGTGACAGGAATATTTCTGCTACTGATGCTTTGGAGCTGCGAGAGTGCGAGAGTcgcag AGAGCCGGGACGACGACAGCGTCTATGACTTATTTGAACTCGTCCAAGTCCCCAAGAAGAACAGCGGGGTGACCCTGGTGAAGGGAGACGACCCGTACAGTCCCGCCTACAAGATCCTCAACCCGGACCTGATTCCCCCGGTTCCCGAGAGCGCCTTTAGGGACCTGATCGATACCATCCATGCCGAGAGAGGATTCCTCCTGCTGCTCAACTTTAAGCAGTTCAGACGGACCCGGGGGAGTCTGCTGACCGTGGAGAAGCTCGACGGCTCCGGACCCGTGTTTGAAATCGTGTCCAACGGCAAGGCGAACACCTTGGACCTAGTTTTCTCCACCGAGAACAAGCAGCAGGTGGTTTCCTTCGAAGAAGCGAATCTGGCTACAGGCTACTGGAAGAATATCACGCTGTACGTGGAGGAGGACCGGGCGCAGCTGTACACGGGATGCGAGGAGGTCAACAACGCCGAGCTGGATGCGCCCATCCAGAGCATCCTGACGCAGGAGACCCCAGGCAGCGCGCAGCTCAGGATTGGAAAGGGAGCAGTGAAGGACAGGTTCATG GGGGTCCTACAAAACGTGCGGTTTGTTTTTGGAACAACACTGGACGCCATCCTCCGCAACAAAGGATGCCAAAGCT CCACTGACACCATGATTGTGGAGAACCTCAATGGTTCCTCAGCCATCAGAACAGAGTACACCGGCCACAAGACCAAAG ACCTGCAGATGGTCTGTGGCTTCTCCTGTGAGGATCTGGTCAGCATGTTTAAGGAGCTGAGGGGCCTTGGTGTTGTGGTAAAGGAGCTATCCAATGAACTCCGGCAGCTG ACGGATGAGAACAAGCTGATTAAAACCCACATTGACATTCACAAGGGTGTCTGCATCCACAACGGCATCGTTCACAAGAACAGGGATGAGTGGACCGTCGACGACTGCACCGAGTGCACTTGTCAG aacTCTGCTACTGTGTGCCGCAAGATTTCTTGCCCCTTAATCCCTTGTGCAAATGCCACAGTTCCCGATGGGGAGTGCTGCCCGCGCTGTGGAACAC CGAGCGACTATGCAGAGGACGGCTGGTCGCCGTGGTCTGAATGGACCCATTGTTCTGTGTCATGTGGGCGGGGCATCCAACAGCGTGGACGCTCTTGCGACCGTATCAATAACAACTGTGAGGGTACCTCTGTGCAGACCCGCGACTGCTACCTCCAGGAGTGTGACAAGCGCT TCAAGCAGGATGGCAACTGGAGCCACTGGTCACCCTGGTCTTCCTGCTCTGTCACCTGTGGTTCTGGTGTCATCACCCGTATCCGCCTCTGCAACTCCCCCACTCCCCAGTTTGGAGGCAAGGACTGCAAAGGAGAGGGGCGAGAAACAGAGAAGTGTCAAAAGTCTCCATGCCCCA TCAATGGCAACTGGGGACCCTGGTCACCTTGGAATACCTGCACTCTTACTTGTGGAGGTGGTGTCCAGACTCGTACACGACTTTGCAATGACCCCATACCAAAACATGGTGGCAAAGACTGTGTTGGTGATGCCAAAGACACTCAGATCTGCAACAAGAAAGCCTGCCCTATCG ATGGGTGTCTATCCAATCCCTGCTTTGCTGGAGCCAAGTGCACCAGTTTCCCCGATGGTTCCTGGAAGTGTGGAAAGTGCCCAGCTGGCTACACTGGCAACGGTATTAAGTGTAAAGACATTGACGAG TGCAAGGAGGTGCCAGACGCTTGTTTTGAGTTTAATGGTGTGCACCGCTGTGAGAATACAGTTCCTGGCTACAACTGTCTGCCCTGCCCTCCTCGCTTCTCAGGACCCCAGCCATTTGGCAAAGGTGTGGAGCAGGCTGCTGCTAATAAACAG GTTTGCACACCCCGCAATCCCTGCCTTGATGGAAGCCACGACTGCAACAAAAATGCCCGTTGCAATTACCTTGGGCACTTTGCAGATCCTATGTACCGCTGTGAGTGCAGACCCGGTTATGCTGGAAACGGCCATATCTGTGGAGAGGACACAGACCTGGATGGGTGGCCCAATGCTGAATTGGTCTGTGTGGAGAATGCTACTTACCACTGCAAAAAG GACAATTGCCCCAACCTTCCTAACTCTGGCCAGGAAGATTACGATAAGGATGGCATTGGAGATGCTTGTGACAATGATGATGACAACGACGGCATTCCTGATGATAGA gaCAACTGTCCATTCATCTACAACCCTAGGCAGTATGATTATGACCGCGATGATGTGGGTGACCGCTGTGACAACTGCCCCTATAACAGTAATCCAGACCAGACGGACACAGACAACAATGGAGAGGGAGATGCCTGTGCGGTGGACATTGATGGAGATG GCATACTGAATGAGAAGGACAACTGTCCCTATGTGTACAATGTTGACCAGAGAGACACGGACATGGACGGAGTGGGAGACATGTGCGATAACTGTCCTCTGGAGCATAATCCTGATCAG TTGGACTCAGATGATGACCGTGTAGGAGACAAGTGTGACAGCAACCAGGACATTGATGAGGACGGACACCAGAACAACCTGGACAATTGTCCGTACATTCCCAACGCCAACCAGGCAGACCATGACAAGGATGGCAAGGGAGATGCATGTGAccatgatgatgacaatgatggcATTCCTGATGAAAAGGACAACTGCAGACTTGCCTTCAACCCTGACCAGCTGGACTCCGATG GTGATGGCCGTGGAGATGCTTGCAAAGATGACTTTGACCAAGACAATGTGCCTGACATATATGACGTGTGTCCTGAGAACTTTGACATCAGTGAAACAGACTTCCGCAAGTTCCAGATGGTTCCTTTGGACCCTAAAGGCACCTCTCAGATTGATCCTAACTGGGTTGTCCGCCATCAAGGCAAAGAGCTGGTTCAGACTGTTAATTGCGATCCTGGCATTGCTGTTG GGTACCACGAGTTCAATGCAGTGGACTTCAGTGGGACTTTCTTCATCAACACAGAGAGGGATGATGATTACGCTGGTTTTGTGTTTGGCTACCAGTCCAGCTCCAGGTTCTATGTTGTGATGTGGAAGCAGATTACACAAACATACTGGTCAAATAAACCCACCAAGGCTCAGGGATACTCTGGCCTGTCCATTAAGGTAGTTAATTCCACCACTGGCCCAGGAGAGCACCTCAGAAATGCCCTCTGGCACACTGGGAATACCCCAGGACAG GTCCGCACTCTCTGGCATGACCCTAAGAATATTGGATGGAAAGACTTCACTGCCTACAGATGGCATCTGATCCACAGACCAAGAACAGGCCATATCAG AGTTGTAATGTACGAGGGCAAGAAGATCATGGCAGACTCTGGTAGTATCTATGACAAGACATATGCGGGCGGCAGGCTAGGACTTTTTGTCTTCTCACAAGAGATGGTATACTTCTCAGACCTCAAGTATGAATGCAGAG ATGCATAA